The DNA region CAAGCATACATCCGAGTTATCTTCCTCCAATTgaaccgccatcttgctgaagcgtgccatgtaggtttttaacttttcccctggttgctgatgtatgctgataagatcaaacattgttgcttttgtggttttattggcggagaattgagtcagaaacttagtagacagatcagtgaaattatcgatggagaagggcggttgtctaatgaaccactgcatcgccatgcctttaAACGTAGAAGGCAACAATCGACACTTTACCGCATCCGttgccccgccgatcaccattttggtgTTGAAATACCTTAAGTGTTCCATAGGATCAGTGTCGCCCGAGAAGGCGTCCAATGCCATGGTCTGCAGGTGCTTTGGTATACCCACCCgtgtgatggcgggaacaaaaggctggaaCTCGACAACATCCTCGGCCTCGAGCCGCTGTTCCTGCTTATAGTCTTGTCGTTGGGTTAAATACTCCACCTGGGCTTGCAATTGCTCGttctggctttgtactttttgcaaagtgtccaacatttgttgcaaggccgccggagtgatCCCCGTCACTACTTCTGgtgcttttctcggaacgctGCTTTTGAAGTCGTCCAGATTCACGTATTCAGGCGgcgctgatcgtcgcctgactcctggatctgatctagctatcagatctgaaggtcttcccggagcaaCATTCACCAACGACAccggtgactgcgccaccgagtgaaccccttccgaagaagcctcctgctccggctcttgAGGTACTTCATGGTTGTTGTGtcgtccgccgccgcggccgccgtgacgaccaccacccctccggcgatgatcTCGGCGGCCCACACCACACGAACGGGTTTCCATGAATCTTAAAACTCACTGTCTACGTCAAGTTGTAGATCGAGGTaagacccacagacggcgccaatgttctgtactagggagatctgacgtagaagactgacagaaagtaaaccctagcagagtactacaaatatcataaaaggaatattctcattaaatgttcaaaaggtactttttacaaggtgttgacctctccttttatagaggaagtgatcatgatgtggactttcactgtacttgggcctgacaaccggggcccaagtctctatacatataagacaaatctaaaggaatcttccagctggcgtgtgGGCCTGACTAAAGGAAGGGCGGGATTCGATGTTGTTCCGTGAATCCCGCCAAGGTGTCTTTCGTTCACCTGATTACTCgatttgggcgggcataagtAGCTTTTATGTCCCGCCCATTCCATTTTCTTTTATTGATTGTATACAAAAATCAATGATCCTTGCAATAGCCATTTGGGAAAACAGAAGAAGTCTTTTCCTTTAAGTGCCACAAAGTCTGAAATTCTCTTTTCCTTTAAGTTTCTACACAAGAAGTCTGATATATGGGGACCAGTTTCGATTCCAACTAGTTTAAGTCATAGGTCTTTTCTTACTGTTGTAGAAGACAAGTCCAGATTTACTTGCCTTTACTtcatgaaaaagaaaacaatagtTGCCTCTAATATCAGGTCTTTTGTCTCTTTTATTCATACACAGTTTAACCGAAAGGTGAAATGTATAAGATCTGATAATGGTCTAGAGTTTCTTTTGAAGGATTTTTACAGTGATAAAGGAATCATCCACCAGACTTCTTGTGTAGAAACTCCCCAATAAAATGGAGTGGTGAAAAGGAAATATCAACACATATTAGCTATTACTAGAGCATTGCTATTTCAGTCCTTCATTCTAGAGTCATTTTGGTCGTTTGCAGCCAGTCATGACGTTGACCTGATCAACAGGCAACCtagttttgttttttctcaAGGTTTTATATGGGACAGTTCCTATCATACAAGATCTGAAGGTATTTGAATGTTTGGCTTATGCCACTCCTTTGGTTGCTCACAGACAAAAGCTAGGCCCTAGAGCAAGACAGCGTGTTTTCTTGGGATATAAGCCAAGAAACAAAGGTTATGTTTTGTTTGATaaaatctcaaaagctatttgcaCTTCCAGACATGTCATCTCGTATGAACATAAGTTTCCTTCCAAGCCTCCACAACCAGAATCCACTGGCATTTCTGCTACACTCAATTCCTTTCCTTTACCTATCCTTTCTTTACATGGTGAAGGTCTTTTTCCAATTGAGCCACCTATTCAACCCACAACTAATAATGATGCCTCCTTAGATTCATCCATTCCCATACCACCTGCACACATCACACCTAGAATAATATCACAAAGAATAAGGAAACCACCTCCTTATCTTAGTGCTTATCATCATTCTCTTTAAACATCTACACACCTATCACCTTATACGACTCCTATTCATTCCATTATTGATCAGGTAACCTATGACCACTTATCCAAATCTCACTAAAAAAATTCTCTTACCATTTCCAAAGACTTGTGCTGAAGCAATATCACCTCCACATTGTCAGCAGGCTATAGATTCAGAGTTGAGAGCATTAGAAGCCAACAAAACCTGGATTTTAACAACACTACCCCCTGGAAAACAAGCTATAGGTTGCAAGTGGGTTATTAAGGTTAAAAATCATATTGATAGCTCCATTGAAAAGCACAAAGCCTGGTCGGGTAGCCAAAGGGTCTACTCAAACTGAAGGACTAGTTTACCAAGAAACCTTAAGTCCAGTGGAGAAGATTACTCCAACCAGAGTTTTGCTGGCTCTTGCATCTGCGAAAGGTTGGTTTCTGGAACAATTATATGTCAATACTACCTTCTTTCATGTTGATCTACCATAGGAAGTATACATAAGGCCTCCCCCAGGCTTGGCAAACTCCTCCAATCAGAGGTCAGCAAGTTGGCCAAATCActatatggcttgaagcaaTATTCCTGCAGACAATGGAATGCTAAGCTAACTAGTGTCCTACTTGATTCAGGTTACAAGCAATCTATTGCAGATTTTTCATTGTTTACTAAGAGTTTCTCTTGTTGATCCAATGGATTCTAATGCCAAATTTCAGAAAACTCAGGCTGATTGATGCTCTTGTTGATCCAACTGTGTATAGAAAGCTACTAGGTCGATTTATTTACACAACACATACAGTAAAAATCAGTTACTAAACACACAAAAATCAATGGTGAGGTGATGAAACTCAAGAGACATCatggtaacttttttttttacaattgagaCAATCTTTATCAACCCACCTACATAAAATACAAAGAAGATAAGGTTGCATTTGAATTTAGATTTAGAAAGCTAAGCTTCTAGTACTTTGCAATGGATGTCGCCGGAGCCGGTAAATCTCTCGCCGGAAGTTCCACAACCGACGACCGTTTGCCGGAACTCAAGTCCTTCGATGACTCCAAAGCTGGCGTCAAGGGTCTAGTTGACTCCGACATCACCAGACTCCCGCGAATTTTCATCATGCCGCCAGAGGACCTCACCGCCGCCGGCGAGCCACCGCAGATCCAGTTCAGGATCCCCCTGATCAACCTCGAAGGCGTCGCTCGACAACGCGCTGACGTTATCGCCGGAGTCCGGGATGCGGCGGAAACGGTAGGGTTTTTCCAGGTGGTGAATCATGGAATACCAGTAAAACTGTTGGAGGAGATGGTTGCGGCGGCGCGTGAGTTCCACGAGCTGCCACAAGAGTTGAAGGCTGAGTATTACACTAGggagctgatgaagaaggtgaagTATGTGAGCAACTTTGATTTGTATCAATCAAAACATGCTAACTGGAGGGATACACTGTTCTGTGTGATGGGTCCTGAACCTCTTGATCCACAAGAATTGCCTGCTGTATGCAGGTAAATTTTGAAGCTACATTGAAAACTTTCATGTTCATGTGAATCATTGAAATTTCTTTGTTATCTAATATGAATTCATTGTAAAGAAAATATTTTGCTACCTTATAATTTCATTGTAATTTGTAGGGATGTAACAGTGGAATACTCTAGGGAAGTTCAGGCATTGGGGAAGCTTTTGTTTGAATTATTGTCAGAAGCACTAGGACTCAAGCCTGAGCATCTTGAAAGGATGGATTGTGCAAAAGGCCACACAATTCTTAGTCACTATTATCCAACATGTCCTGAACCTGAACTGACTATGGGCACTACCAGACATTGTGATCCTGATTTCCTTACGATTCTGCTTCAAGATCACATTGGTGGGCTCCAAGTTTTGAGCTATGGGCAGTGGGTTGATGTTCCTCCTGTTCCTGGAGCTCTAGTAGTGAACATTGGAGATCGGCTACAAGTATGTCCATTCTTTTCCCCCATTTTTACTAGTTAAAAAGTTTGGTACTAGAAATGCTCATCTTTCTAAAATGTTGTAGCTGTGTGTGATCTAATTCAaagggaaaaagaagaagagtaaAAAATAAAGATGGTTAAGAAAATGCATTACATTTGCACCCTAATGAAGTCCAATATGATTTGCATGTGTGACAAGTAGAAAGTTTTCCATTTCTTTCTTTAATTGAGCACACCATACCACATTGCTGGAGTTGATTCTTTGATTATTGTAAATCTCAAGAGGGAACACTATAGATGTTAGTTAAATTGCATTATATTATATTGTCTAATTAAAAGTTCTTTAAATATTCAAACtacatctttcaatctttttaACCAAGTTCAGTAGTAAATATTCAGCATTAAGCATATGATTGTCCTCTAAGACCCTCAACTTAGTAAATCAAAATTTTGAGCATATTAcatcataattttatttttgtttttcctaAGAATCAATATTATGCTATTGCTAGGATTAGGAAATAAGGCTCAAAGGGGTTACATGGCAATGATATATATTGTCTGTCAACATAATTTGCAGTACTAAAGTTGATTCTGCCTTCTCTTGTTGGTTTATCATGTACATTTGTGTGGATTTAGTTATTGGTATGAAGAAATGTTAGGCTGAAAGTTGATTTTATGCTGCAATGTTGCAGCTAATATCCAATGACAGATTCAAAAGCGTGGAGCACCGTGTTCTTGCAAACCATAGAGGGCCTAGAGTATCAGTGGCATGCTTTTTCACTCTCCATCTGTATCCAACAACAAGAATGTATGGCCTCATCAAGGAATTATTGTTAGAAGAGAACCCCCCAGTTTATAGGGAAACATTGCTGAAAGATTTCATTGCTTACTATGATAACAAAGGACTCGATGGGAAATCAGCTCTTGCCCATTTTCGGTTACAGCAGTGAATATTGAACTGTAAGATATTTTATTTCCAGTTCTTAGTTTATCATAAATTGTAATTATCCTGCAAACGCTCTATATAGGGGTGTTCATGGTAATAACTAAACCTATCCATTTCATAACCAGTATTTAGGATTTGGTTTTAAGAACTAAACTACTTCTAGAAAGTGGTTATGGTTAAAATCCAGTTTGGTTAAGGAAGACAGACTGTATATGCTTTCATAGCCATTGCTAAGCCCAGGTGAAGGAGAAATGGTGCGTTAGGCCTTTGGCAGCCAACTAAAACTAACCAGTATCTTTAATATGGATCAAACACGACAGACATTGGGTGATTCATATAGCCGATCTCACTTAGTGGGATATagctttgttgttgttttgtaaTGGTCCTCCATCTGATTAGTGGGGGAAACTGGTTATAGACAAAAAAATTGCTGCATTTTAACATACAAAATATATTGTATATAAGAAAAATCAGCTGAAACTTGTTGGTTCTCAACTTCAAATTATTTTGCTGACATTTATTGATTTTTATGTACTTCCTCCGTTTCAAAATAAGTGTCCCGAAACAGAAGATGCACacataaaaaaatgtaattaatatcgttaactttttaaaacatatCATTTGTTTCCGTATTTTACCCTTTACATTGTACttttatctctcctcatttattcttCTCATAGGGGCAATCTATgtaaacatcaattaatgcttcaTTAGAATTCTAAGTCGACAATTATAGTGAaacaaactttttctctctaagtggacagttattaTGAAACAGAGGGAGTAACTTTGTCATCGAAAGATAATACAGTAACTATCAATTAGTGCTTCGTCTAGGTTTTAGCTCTTGgttactctttttccttactaggttttCTCAAGggagtttttcctagtaagattTTAATGAGGCTTGAGTGGTCTATGGGAGTGGTGTTGAAGTTTTTGGGGATTAATTGACTTGATGGTGTTTTGTTTCTGCTACGGTTTGACTGAAAGGGGTAGCGGAGTCCTTTTGGTGCAGATTTTCCATCCGGTTGTGCGGAAGTATACTCATTTCAATGTTTTCTGGTGCTTGCTTTTGGTGATTCTACTTGCGGACAGATCTGATCTGGCTTGGTGGTGGAGTGGTAGAATTTGGCATTTGTCTTTCTTGGTTTATTTGTAACTTTTCTTAGTGGTTTTTTccgattttagaaatttatcCTCTTTTTCCTTCCCTAGGTTTTTCCGAATGAGTTTTTCCTAATAAGGTTTTAAAgagatttttttctaaaattcttCCTCCAAGAAGTGATGGGATAATGTTACCAtctcactcttttcttctttatatctctattgtattgggttgaattacccttatacttcatttcaatatatattcgtgcttataaaaaaaataggcTTGGCTCTAAACTCTTGTTCCCTTTTTGTGAAGAAAATGTGTCTCGAGATATGTTATTGGTTTTATACTTTTCTATTGGTAACCAAACTGAATAAGTCAATCCGAGAATATGCCATAATGCCATCAGCCCAACTTATTTCCCATTTTttttagagattaatttctatgcaccgacggtgaaAAAGTTTTataccatcattcaatcacaaccttccatttcctatttttagatattcttaaattcaaaattaattgtgagctaacaaaatggaagaatatgattgaatgatggtgtaaaacttatttacactgtcggtgcataaaaattaatctcatctcttttttttttatacataacttttgtaacaccccgatttcggtggtgtcactttagtgactttaaatcaatagtgcggaaaatgcgtaaatattttttttcgttttcttttcaaatagaagacttaacataatgaagactcaacccaaagataataaacataaagtaattggggatagtgcccgcaggcgaataagtgcatcccatggtcagagccatgagttttatgaatacagttttcaaggaGATAAGTCAACCCCAAAacgggaaatgacaatcagagctgtgaaaacaatccccccatataatacactcctaacatcgaccctcatccgatcatgcatgaagtccgggtccacgtcaaagtctcagtaatagtcattgcgctccggatcctccccgaacgacgatccatcttgaatcagctgttggacgtctggcagcaggccgaccgcccaaacacaaccatacacacaaagccaaggcgctagggtcaactcacagaatataatagataatacaagcaacatgtgatgaataaaggggtatatatatataggttgtatatatccatataagttatgtatcgtctaccctaaggtatatacataacatgttatcagatttctaaattcaatattcaatatctcaacagttcaataagttatatctcgaaaactcgataagcaatatatcaacgaatatagttaaatgcatggtatgccaatgcagaatatgctgacacaaacccgaataacgtcactctgcttggcgacgggacaaaccaatggtattgccacttaaaggctgggcacctcgagacggtcgtaacactggcctcgtgtttaaccatttctgctcgggcgtcacttatcacctttggctatagtcaagacggtacaaactctacatggttcgaccatttctgcttgctatgccggacatcaacaggcacgatacaactctacatggatgatcgttacctcctgttgtgccaggtataatcaggaccgattcaactctacacggctgatcgttgcttcctgctataccgaagtactccacttggcacttcatcgcgtgtatgcatgggtgaaatatggttagctaaacaacgattcgtcctcacaggtaaaattggttcattgaccaaaggcttctacaacgagaaccctaggctatagtcaagtcggttgtgaccctaagggtttaaccattctgcttgctacgccagacatcaacaggcacgatacaactctacacggctgaccgtcactacctgttgtgccaagtgtactctactaggtaccttactaatgcccagacccttggctaaagcccgtcttcaaattcttttccataaaaatgagttcccttaaaacaatatttcttttattaggtAAAGTGTTCCATCGTGAGTTAatccattatgtcgttaattccaaagttcagttttcatttccaacacctttcaaaataaagttcccaaagctaggatcaccgacccattcccgttttccaaactcactttcattcctaagtcttttctgttgaatcatcgtcattaattaaaaacattatattcttagtaagtatattatggatttatttacataaaacatattatgattattttcggtccaaaactctataagttcaaagttcccatcaaacccaaacaactctccgagaaaacactagatcccctaaaacaatgaaggttcgaaccttggtccgacctaacaaacgttcccaaaacaaacccgtccttgtcatgacgaaggtaagtgtattctacactcccaAAAGTGGTATCAAAAtacacgaatatagtcagcacaatttaatcataacgcaaatacatcaagctctatcgagcgatgaatcaatatggcagtgctgtaaacataaccttgtcatatccactagaaagcgataagacagaaaccagtaaacggccgaagcctctcagaaaacggagacacacgtctcatataagttcacccggccgaagcctccagaaaacattttccaattcaaagcgataaacaatatccaagcaatattcaatatcaagcaatactcaagtcgaagttatcgacgcctacaatacaaatagctagtaagtaagttgccctaacctcgaactcgtccagtgtgttcaagcaaggctccttcacaatcctcttttcctgctccaagtacaatttttaagcatgaatagacgacataacctcgttcgctaaaacgagcataactcgagctacagaactcggaatgacacaaaaccagcgccaaaatttcgacaatcggaagagctacgcaatggctcaggtcatagagacccaaaaattatttttggacacggtactctaagcaataggtttcggccactatgtaaaatagggtttccgaactttttcttcgatctaaatcgattcctaggtataaTTCACATGTTATAAGCAACAAGATACATCTTATCACAAAAAGAAACATGTAAGATTACAGTAGAAGTGTCAAATGTGGCAAATTGTGAAATATTCATCATTCATTTGAAAAACTTTCAATTTCAAGGCCCAACTTCAAGCTTAAAGTAAATGCTAGAAGCAAAATAAATACACAAAAAATGTGCCCAGAAAGGAGAGAATAGCAGTTGTATGTATCAATATGGAACTATGCATTTAAAATCACATAAGAGGCACTATGACTAAGTCAAAGGGTAAAAACTTAATGATCTCTCTTgcaattgaagaagaaaaatactATTATAATGTCCTGACataaaaaaatgattatatTAGCTGGTTGACCTTTAACATGCATCTCATCCATGAGCTCCCAAGCATGAGAGACTCTCTCTGTTTTGCATAAACCATCAATAAGAATATTGTAGGTAACTGTATCAGGAACAACCTTTTTGTAATCCATTTCTGCAAGGAGATTCAAGGCTTCATCAACCATTTTAATCTTACATAGTCCGTTGATTATGATATTGTAGCTATGAACATCTGGAGTCTCTCCTCGTTGAGCCATTTCGCAGAATATATATTTGGCCTTGCTTACTTCATTAACTAAGCAATACCCATCCATCAAAGAATTATAAGTAACAACATTAGGTTTCACACCCTGTTTCATCATCACAGCTAACATGTTCTTAGCTTCTCTCACCTTCCCTTCCTTACCTAAAGCATCGACCAATATATTATAAGTATACACATCTGGGTCTATGTTTTTCAATCCCATTTCATCTAGCAACCCAATTGCTTGTTTCAATTGACCAACAATGCAAAAGCCATATATTAAAGCATTGTAAGTGAAAATATCAGGAGGAATTCTCTTTGCAAGCATTTCAGAATATAAATTGCAAGCATGACTTACAAGTTTATCTTTACACAGGCTATCAATGATGGTGTTGTACATTACCACATTAGGTTAAATCCCTCGCCCTTGAATCCGCCTAAGCAACTCCAAAGCAGCTCTTGTTTCCCCAATTTTACATAGCCCATTGATCAAGGTCGCGCAACTGACTTGATTCAACAGAAATCCCTTTGCCAGCACGTCATCATGAAATTGCAGTGCTTTGGGGACCTTGCCGTGAAGACAGAGACCTTTGATGAGAGTATTGAAGGTGATGGTATCAGGCTGATAACCACTCTTGAGAATTCTAGCGAGTACAGAAAAAGCGGAATTGATTTGACCTAGGTGGCAGTAGCAATTGATCAAGATGTTCATAGTAACAAGGCTTGGCTTGATTCCAGTGAACTCCATCTGGTGAGAAAGCGAGATAGCGGTGGAGTAATGCTTCTTGGTCTTAACAAGGGAAGTTAAAATCTTGTTAAATTCAACGATGGAAGGGGTAGTAGGACACATTCGGAGTAAGCGATTGAAGTGTGAGACGGCATCACCAGGattgtgagagtgagagtgaaagGAATGAAGAAAAGAGGGATTAGGAAGATTTTGTTAAATGTTAAGGCTTATAATAATTTGTTTTGGTCCCTGATATTTGTTTATTGTGATTTTGGTCACTGATTTTAGAAAAAACTTTAGCTTTAGTCCCATTGTATAGTATCACAATTCACAACGTTACATGTTGATTCTTTATTTATCATATCACCAATAAAAAGTGTGATATTATAAAGCGGAGATCAAAATCAAACAAATCTATTTGTAAGAATTTAGAATTGAGATCAGACGGATAAGTATTAGATGATAGTCCAAATATGACATAAACATTAGGGACAAAAGAACTCATTTAAGActgtttttaataatttttaatgagCATTTGATTTATGAGTTATGGCTTATGTTCTATGTTAAGTGcatattttgttttcattttctattttaatttccaaaaatagtcttcattttcaaatttttagaatttagaaaatagacttttcacatcagggttttcacatcggttaatcAATTACCTGATGTAAAAGATAACGCAGTGGCAATATTGAAATTTTAGTGATCTTTTatgatagttttcacatcggttgggaaTATGTCTGATGTGAGAAGTAATTAGTAAACATTATTTACAACGGTTGTTAGAATAAGCGATGTGAAAGCTAAATgcggtggcatttttgaaatttgaatgaagtacttttcacatcggttatattacaaccgttgggaaaagtccatctttctttagttttcacatcggttatataacaaccgttgggaaaagtccctcttttctttaattttggtTTCTTCCACAGTCATTCACGAAAAAACAAGAAGCTTTCTTCCTCGGTCTTTTCTTCCTCGATCAGTCCCTCTTTCCGCTGTGCGTTTGGTTCTTCCGTTGGTGGTGGCGCCGTTGGTTTTGGCCATCTTGGCGGCGGAGtccccttcctcttcctctctgTACCCATCAAACCCCTAATCTTAAACCTCTTCGACTCTTCCGTTGGTGGTGGCGTCGTTGGTTCTTCCGTTCGCTCGCACCAGGTTCCTGCTTAAACTCACCTGCGTTTTGTGTTCCTGGTTCGACACTCAATTCCTCTCTGTACCCATCACTCACTTCAGATTTCTAAAGCGGGACATCAATTCCTCCTATGTGGTGGCGCCGTTGGTTCTTCCGTTCGCTCGCACCAGGTTCctacttcttctcctcctctgttATCTTGTTTCCTCCGTTGGTTTTGTGTTATTCAcgattttcaattttcatgctCTGGTTTTCTCATTTCGATCAATTTGGGTTTTTTCTCAAATTGTTCTAAATTTATGGGGAATGTAAAAGTTAAGCTGATCAATATCATGAGCTAGGAATCAAATCGTAGTTGTGGTTGTATTCTAGGGTTATGGAGTAGTCTCACAGAGACAATGAGCTTTGTGCTGAATTATTAAAGTTTGAAATATCTTATGATCTATGCTTTAAGTTAGTGCTGAATTACATATCCTGTACTTATCTGCTTGACTTGGGAAAATTGTGTCTGTTTTGTATCTCAAGTATACACTGTTATACATAATTTCATAATTAAGGGACCAAATGGTCTTGAAAGTAACTTGTTACaatttctgaaaacaaattGTTTTTTCTCAGAAACTGAATCAATTTCTAGCTCGCTCACATGTACGCTTGATTTGCATTTGCAGGAAGTGACAAGGTAATCAATTTGTGTTTCGTTCCTGCTCTTGTTCAGTTTCCGTTCTTGCTTTGAATCGACTCTGCTCCTGCCGTGACTCCTCGCCGCTTCTGCTTCGACACTATCAAGGTAATCAATGTTGTTGCCTTCATGAACATTCCATCAAAGACTGAAGGCACGTTTAGAATAATCACTGATATTGCTctaatttttaattcaattgtCCTGAGTTACTCTAATGTCGAATAATCGAGATGTTACAAAGTTTATGCTTGTTTGTTGTGTTGTTCTGTTCACCTAAGTTTATGCTTGTCTACAAATCACTCTAGTTCTGTTCACTGATAAACAccctatttttctttttttttcactcaTGTTTGTGGTCTCTTAACAGAGCGGATATCCTCAAATCATTAATCTAACTGAAAAAGTACTGGTGTTGCTTGAGTTAATGAGTATTAATGGTGCCAAACAAGCTTAAGTGTATCTTAAGATCAGTGCTTATCACAAGCATCTGGTGATGACACTAATAAGCATCAAAGATTTAGTTATACTAAGTTAACTAATGGACAAAGAAATAGTGCAACTGAAATAAAATTGCAGACCTAAAACTGATCATGGTGTGTTGGAAACCAGTAAAATTAGACTAGGTTAAATGTATGCCCATGTGTGTATTGgtaagtgagagagagaggatgCTGAAACAGTAGAAAATATACATTCCACATCAGGGTTTTTACATCAGGGTTATActaagtttttttcttttggctttGTGTTGCCTCCTTGTAATGACTCATTCACTCTttataaaaaatcacaaacaccCTATACAACACCTACCACAAGCACTCCCTCCAAACCCAAAAGAATATCTCCTCATGGGTGAAACAAgtagaaaagaaaagggaagAAGTAATAATTCAGAAACATGAAGTCTCATATCTAATTAGCACTAATTCTCTTGATCATTTAAACTAATATGCTTGTTAAGGAAACCTGTCAATTCTTTGAGCAAGTTCACAAATCACAATCAAAAGCCCAAAGCCATATTCTAAATGATTTCTGAAGTGCCATTTAAAAAGTACACAGTGCAG from Lotus japonicus ecotype B-129 chromosome 2, LjGifu_v1.2 includes:
- the LOC130738333 gene encoding 1-aminocyclopropane-1-carboxylate oxidase homolog 1-like — its product is MDVAGAGKSLAGSSTTDDRLPELKSFDDSKAGVKGLVDSDITRLPRIFIMPPEDLTAAGEPPQIQFRIPLINLEGVARQRADVIAGVRDAAETVGFFQVVNHGIPVKLLEEMVAAAREFHELPQELKAEYYTRELMKKVKYVSNFDLYQSKHANWRDTLFCVMGPEPLDPQELPAVCRDVTVEYSREVQALGKLLFELLSEALGLKPEHLERMDCAKGHTILSHYYPTCPEPELTMGTTRHCDPDFLTILLQDHIGGLQVLSYGQWVDVPPVPGALVVNIGDRLQLISNDRFKSVEHRVLANHRGPRVSVACFFTLHLYPTTRMYGLIKELLLEENPPVYRETLLKDFIAYYDNKGLDGKSALAHFRLQQ